Proteins encoded within one genomic window of Haloferax volcanii DS2:
- a CDS encoding RNA-guided endonuclease InsQ/TnpB family protein — protein MEVRRTVPVKLDVADSDADLLRETISEFLWAANYVVDHAWQGEYKTTSKAELQRETYDDVRAETRLQANLVQNARNKAADAVQSVVARWKHGDYAGKPHFTAPTLVYDKRCATFNDDHATLSTVEGRITAEYVLPDENRETPHSEYLYNDDYEVTGAELHYRDGEFYLHVRTKADVEFETTDDGNDEHSTVLGVDLGIENIAVTSTGTFWNGSELNHWHREFEKRRGSLHQRGTRAAHETIQSVGRTETGRYDHFLHTVSKELVAEAVEYGCDVIAFENLTGIRERMPNAKKFHAWAFRRLFKYVEYKAEVVGISVEQVSPAYTSQRCSKCGFTHENNRPTSDGQNVFECLKCGYSPHADYNAAKNIGLKYLRSAQKSSGGGAPVNVRLNRGALNVNGDYEPSADSGQNGSPRESPTRNEANGEAVSE, from the coding sequence ATGGAGGTACGTCGCACCGTCCCCGTCAAACTCGACGTGGCCGACAGCGACGCCGACCTCCTCCGCGAAACCATTTCCGAGTTCCTGTGGGCCGCCAACTACGTCGTCGACCACGCATGGCAAGGCGAGTACAAGACTACGAGCAAAGCCGAACTTCAACGCGAAACCTACGACGACGTGCGGGCCGAAACGAGGCTTCAAGCGAATCTCGTCCAGAACGCCCGCAACAAGGCCGCCGATGCCGTACAGAGCGTCGTCGCTCGGTGGAAGCACGGTGACTACGCGGGAAAACCGCACTTCACCGCCCCGACGCTCGTCTACGACAAGCGGTGTGCGACGTTCAACGACGACCACGCCACGCTTTCGACCGTCGAAGGACGAATCACCGCCGAATACGTCCTCCCCGACGAGAACCGCGAGACACCACACTCGGAGTATCTATACAACGACGACTACGAAGTGACGGGCGCAGAACTGCACTACCGCGACGGCGAGTTCTACCTTCACGTCCGAACAAAGGCGGACGTGGAGTTCGAGACTACCGACGACGGCAACGACGAGCACAGCACAGTCCTCGGCGTTGACCTCGGCATCGAAAACATCGCCGTCACCTCCACAGGGACATTCTGGAACGGGTCGGAGCTGAATCACTGGCACCGCGAGTTCGAGAAGCGGCGCGGGTCACTCCACCAGCGTGGCACGCGGGCCGCCCACGAAACCATCCAGTCGGTTGGACGCACCGAGACGGGTCGGTACGACCACTTCTTACACACTGTCTCGAAGGAACTCGTTGCGGAAGCCGTCGAGTATGGCTGCGACGTGATCGCGTTCGAGAACCTGACGGGGATTCGTGAGCGGATGCCCAACGCCAAAAAGTTCCACGCGTGGGCGTTCCGACGCCTGTTCAAGTATGTCGAGTACAAGGCCGAAGTGGTCGGCATCTCGGTCGAACAAGTGAGTCCCGCCTACACCTCCCAGCGGTGTTCCAAGTGCGGGTTCACCCACGAGAACAACCGTCCAACCTCGGACGGGCAGAACGTATTCGAGTGCCTGAAGTGTGGATACTCGCCCCACGCAGACTACAACGCGGCGAAGAATATTGGCCTGAAGTATCTCCGCTCGGCGCAAAAGTCGTCGGGCGGAGGCGCACCCGTAAACGTGCGCTTGAATCGCGGGGCGTTGAACGTGAATGGCGATTACGAGCCTTCCGCCGACAGCGGACAGAACGGGAGTCCACGCGAAAGCCCCACCCGCAACGAAGCGAACGGCGAAGCCGTGAGCGAGTAG
- a CDS encoding ribonuclease H-like domain-containing protein, with amino-acid sequence MDRWIAHRQAFENDEVVILNKSAFDDLHDTEPLLLDIETDLQQDRIWLVGTYSYQNDAYRQFFEPDDESALLQELSEYLDDHGSEPIIYYGGNYFDEQCLSRRFDEHGITEGIDHLERAHDLGITAQQELFGPFNRHKLDVVASALGFEYQDPTVDGFVVGSKYTRYLLDGEEPDWDRLKQYNNDDVTALRTIVDHIRS; translated from the coding sequence GTGGACCGGTGGATTGCTCATCGACAGGCTTTCGAAAACGATGAGGTCGTGATTCTAAACAAGTCCGCCTTCGACGACCTTCACGATACGGAGCCTCTCCTCTTGGACATAGAAACGGATCTTCAGCAGGATCGGATCTGGCTGGTCGGCACCTACAGCTACCAGAACGATGCGTACCGACAATTCTTCGAGCCGGACGACGAGTCAGCACTTCTTCAGGAGCTGTCTGAGTACCTTGATGATCATGGCTCCGAGCCGATCATCTACTACGGAGGGAACTACTTCGACGAACAGTGTCTCAGTCGCAGATTCGACGAACACGGCATTACTGAGGGGATCGACCATCTGGAGCGAGCACACGACCTCGGGATTACTGCCCAACAGGAACTCTTTGGGCCCTTCAATCGGCATAAATTGGACGTCGTAGCGAGCGCACTCGGCTTTGAATATCAAGACCCGACCGTCGACGGGTTTGTGGTCGGGAGCAAGTACACGCGATATCTCCTCGACGGCGAAGAACCAGACTGGGATCGACTCAAACAGTACAATAACGACGATGTAACCGCGCTGAGAACAATCGTCGATCACATCAGATCGTAG
- a CDS encoding metallophosphoesterase family protein, with protein MTHILAVSDWRSQPIDDLYTILETVEPTPDLLLYAGDDLSRFKNADTDTDHLAELARLTKHQQSLYVRGNDDFPPSTGPQFDAEFTTDLHRTPYIYEDLVFIGQEGSTQGPGLITYTEDDVQRHLSEHRTACEDRTPILVTHTPPFGILDIGKRFGQQHIGSKAVRSFIDDIQPPATVCGHCHQFGGRAETLEYGTVINIASHDGVDDPGRYALITIDASNESIEYEFYDTRHLLGSRLTDLVQVGRNRVEQFSELGITNPDEITEERRAELEALPGASS; from the coding sequence ATGACCCACATACTCGCCGTATCTGACTGGCGCTCTCAACCTATTGACGATCTCTACACCATTCTCGAAACTGTAGAACCAACTCCAGATTTACTACTATATGCCGGCGACGACCTCTCACGTTTCAAAAACGCCGATACTGACACAGATCATCTTGCAGAACTTGCTCGCCTCACGAAGCACCAACAATCGCTCTATGTCCGAGGAAACGACGACTTCCCCCCGTCAACCGGCCCGCAGTTCGATGCGGAATTTACCACCGACCTCCACAGGACACCATACATCTACGAGGATCTCGTGTTCATCGGCCAGGAAGGATCAACCCAGGGACCTGGTCTCATCACCTATACCGAGGACGACGTCCAACGGCACCTTTCCGAACACCGCACCGCTTGTGAAGACAGAACTCCGATTCTTGTCACACACACTCCTCCCTTCGGCATTCTCGATATCGGGAAGCGATTCGGGCAACAACATATCGGGTCGAAGGCCGTCAGGAGCTTTATAGACGACATCCAGCCCCCAGCTACCGTCTGCGGTCATTGCCATCAATTCGGAGGTAGAGCTGAAACCCTCGAGTACGGCACGGTGATCAACATCGCATCCCACGACGGAGTAGACGACCCAGGAAGATACGCACTCATCACCATCGACGCCTCGAACGAGTCAATCGAATACGAGTTCTACGACACTCGCCATCTGCTAGGCAGTCGCCTGACTGATCTCGTCCAGGTCGGGAGAAACCGAGTAGAACAGTTCAGTGAGTTAGGGATCACTAACCCAGATGAAATTACCGAAGAACGGCGTGCCGAACTCGAAGCCCTCCCTGGAGCCTCTTCATGA
- a CDS encoding SOS response-associated peptidase, giving the protein MCGRNSLFIDQADLEARFEAEVVADGGYTPRYNIAPGDDLHIITNEASDEIDAYHWGLIPFWADEPEEGIINARSETADEKRVFERAWESRPCLVPSSGFYEWKSPNGGSKQPYRIYREDDPAFAMAGLWDVWEGDDETISCVTILTTEPNDLMNSIHDRMPVVLPKDAESDWLAADPDTRKELCQPYPKDDLDAYEISTRVNNPGNDDHQVIEPLDHEQSGLGEFSS; this is encoded by the coding sequence ATGTGTGGCCGGAACTCGCTCTTCATCGACCAAGCAGACCTTGAGGCCCGCTTCGAAGCCGAGGTCGTCGCGGACGGCGGGTACACCCCCCGATACAACATCGCGCCTGGCGACGACCTCCACATCATCACGAACGAGGCTTCCGACGAGATCGACGCCTACCACTGGGGGCTGATTCCGTTCTGGGCGGATGAACCTGAGGAAGGCATCATCAATGCTCGCTCCGAGACTGCTGACGAGAAACGCGTCTTCGAGCGGGCGTGGGAATCACGTCCCTGCCTCGTCCCCTCGTCAGGGTTCTACGAATGGAAATCGCCGAACGGCGGGTCGAAGCAGCCCTACCGGATTTACCGGGAGGACGACCCCGCATTCGCTATGGCCGGGCTCTGGGACGTCTGGGAGGGCGACGACGAGACGATCTCGTGCGTCACGATTCTCACGACGGAGCCGAACGACCTGATGAACTCAATCCACGACCGGATGCCGGTCGTCCTCCCGAAGGACGCTGAGTCCGACTGGCTCGCCGCAGACCCGGACACCCGCAAGGAACTGTGCCAGCCGTACCCGAAGGACGATCTGGACGCCTACGAGATTTCGACGCGGGTCAACAACCCCGGCAACGACGATCACCAGGTCATCGAGCCACTGGACCACGAGCAATCGGGCCTCGGCGAGTTCAGTTCCTGA
- a CDS encoding type B DNA-directed DNA polymerase has product MGQFTIDFLDDGRVLEWEATADGAVATERDDYTPRFYVAARDPETDLDLTTLQSVYDQHPDIVATEMVARRPGFRRDEEPVLAVDVAHIDRVTPLARQARQLSDYPIGDIACFNVDFSREFRYCLETGVNPTPASELSSLRLSVPVTETSNDVYGELSVAGDTVTGSPTEILTAVKAALEEHNPDVLVCSTSEIIPTLYEMTTDADVDDFSLSRWPDVDYQQLASRSTYSSYGRVGHSPARYNVPGRAIIDESNTFFYGETNLDGVLDLVSRSKKPVQELVWASIGNVLTAIQICEAHDRSVLVPWNSWRHEFYKPMGTLHDADRGGFIFAPEVGLHENVHELDFSSLYPNIICTRNVSPDVIRCDCHSGRDDVPGLGYSICDDRGYLVDVLQPIIDARDEIKAAIRREKERNNPDEDRLAELEGRSGALKWILVACFGYQGFSNAKFGRIECHEAINAFAREILLTAKQRLEAGGWRVVHGIVDSIWVTPDPDIDDDDREDLETLATEITERVEIRLEHEAHYDWVAFVPQRESGAGALTKYFGKVAGDDEFKIRGIEARQRSTPPFIEDVQRDCLNRLDATQSPDAVLGRLERAIKELHSGAVGVEQLVERNRVSKPLEGYTQNTQNVAALKRARDQDLAVHPGQDIEYVVDDDEKISRDRVALSHEEIETYDASYYETELVQAVESVLSPLGWDRNDVRRELNGIRVVGITEWA; this is encoded by the coding sequence ATGGGGCAGTTTACTATCGACTTTCTGGACGACGGCCGCGTCCTGGAGTGGGAGGCAACTGCCGACGGCGCCGTCGCGACCGAGCGCGATGACTACACTCCACGCTTCTACGTCGCTGCTCGCGACCCAGAGACCGACCTCGATCTCACGACGCTCCAGTCGGTGTACGACCAGCACCCAGACATCGTCGCGACCGAGATGGTTGCGCGGCGGCCCGGCTTTCGACGAGACGAGGAACCGGTCCTTGCCGTCGACGTCGCCCACATCGATCGCGTCACCCCACTTGCCCGGCAAGCGCGCCAGCTGTCGGACTATCCAATCGGGGATATCGCCTGCTTCAATGTCGACTTCTCGCGAGAGTTCCGGTACTGTCTGGAGACTGGCGTCAACCCGACGCCGGCGAGTGAGCTGTCGTCGCTCCGACTCAGCGTCCCGGTGACCGAAACAAGCAACGATGTCTACGGGGAGCTGTCCGTCGCCGGCGACACCGTCACTGGCTCGCCGACGGAGATCCTGACCGCCGTCAAAGCAGCGCTCGAGGAGCACAATCCGGACGTCCTGGTTTGTTCGACGAGCGAGATCATCCCGACCCTGTACGAGATGACGACGGACGCCGACGTCGACGACTTCTCGCTGAGTCGATGGCCGGACGTCGACTACCAGCAGCTCGCGAGTCGGTCGACGTACTCGAGTTACGGTCGTGTCGGTCACTCTCCGGCGCGGTACAACGTGCCCGGTCGGGCGATCATCGACGAGTCGAACACGTTCTTCTACGGGGAGACGAACCTCGACGGCGTCCTCGACCTTGTGTCGCGCTCGAAAAAGCCCGTCCAGGAGCTCGTGTGGGCGTCGATCGGGAACGTCCTCACGGCGATCCAGATCTGCGAGGCTCACGACCGCAGCGTCCTCGTGCCGTGGAACTCCTGGCGTCATGAGTTCTACAAGCCGATGGGGACGCTCCACGACGCCGACCGTGGCGGCTTCATCTTCGCGCCCGAGGTCGGCCTCCACGAGAACGTCCACGAACTCGACTTCTCCTCGTTGTATCCGAACATCATCTGTACGCGAAACGTCTCGCCGGACGTCATCCGGTGTGACTGCCACAGCGGCCGCGACGACGTCCCCGGCCTCGGGTACTCGATCTGCGACGACCGGGGCTACCTCGTCGACGTGCTGCAGCCGATCATCGACGCGCGCGACGAGATCAAGGCGGCCATCCGTCGCGAGAAGGAACGGAACAACCCCGACGAGGACCGGCTGGCGGAGCTCGAGGGACGGTCGGGAGCGCTGAAGTGGATCCTCGTCGCCTGCTTCGGCTATCAGGGGTTCAGCAACGCGAAGTTCGGCCGCATCGAGTGCCACGAAGCGATCAACGCGTTCGCTCGCGAGATCCTACTAACAGCGAAACAGCGACTGGAAGCTGGCGGCTGGCGGGTCGTCCACGGAATCGTCGACTCCATCTGGGTGACGCCGGACCCCGACATCGACGACGATGACCGCGAGGACCTCGAGACGCTCGCGACGGAGATCACGGAACGCGTCGAGATTCGGCTCGAACACGAAGCCCACTACGACTGGGTGGCGTTCGTCCCGCAGCGCGAGAGCGGCGCCGGCGCGCTGACGAAGTACTTCGGGAAGGTCGCCGGCGACGACGAATTCAAAATCAGAGGCATCGAAGCCCGGCAACGCTCGACCCCGCCGTTCATCGAAGATGTCCAGCGGGACTGTCTCAACCGACTCGATGCCACGCAGTCCCCAGACGCGGTACTCGGACGTCTCGAACGAGCAATCAAGGAACTGCACTCAGGTGCTGTAGGAGTGGAACAGCTCGTCGAACGGAATCGCGTCTCCAAGCCGTTGGAAGGCTATACGCAGAATACTCAGAACGTGGCGGCCTTGAAACGGGCTCGCGATCAAGACCTCGCTGTCCACCCGGGACAGGATATCGAATACGTGGTCGACGACGACGAGAAGATCTCGCGTGACCGTGTCGCCCTCTCCCACGAAGAGATCGAGACCTACGACGCCTCGTACTACGAGACGGAGTTGGTCCAAGCTGTCGAGAGCGTACTTTCCCCCCTTGGCTGGGATCGGAATGATGTTCGACGGGAGCTCAATGGAATACGTGTAGTCGGTATCACGGAGTGGGCCTGA